A single window of Algiphilus sp. DNA harbors:
- a CDS encoding ABC transporter permease: MTFLVFLLQRIATGVPLILGVTFISFLLMVYFGPDMTYELLGKNPTAEQIAQVRAQLGLDQPFWARYADYLWEMLTLDFGDSMSTGQSVRSLLADAVPISLALTLPGFVIGNLLGIALALAAAWFRGGWIDRGIMAFSVIGMSISFIIIIIAFQILFSSRYGLNFFPIRGWDMSSPGRYLYYVTVPTLAIVFVSLGYNTRFYRAVFVEEIGRDHIRTARAFGAGAGAILWKYVLKNSLIPIITRVMFSIPSIVIAGSLLIESYFGIPGVGKLAFDAVTTGDQPVLKAVVGATALLFVLVLIANDLLYRAVDPRVALR; this comes from the coding sequence ATGACCTTTCTGGTCTTCCTGCTGCAGCGGATCGCCACCGGCGTCCCGTTGATCCTGGGCGTGACCTTCATCAGCTTCCTGCTGATGGTCTACTTCGGGCCGGACATGACCTACGAGCTGCTCGGCAAGAATCCGACTGCCGAGCAGATCGCGCAGGTGCGGGCACAACTGGGCCTCGATCAGCCGTTCTGGGCACGCTACGCCGACTACCTGTGGGAGATGCTGACGCTGGACTTCGGCGACTCCATGTCCACCGGCCAGTCGGTGCGCAGCCTGCTGGCCGATGCGGTGCCGATCTCGCTGGCGCTGACGCTGCCGGGCTTCGTCATCGGCAATCTGCTGGGCATCGCGCTGGCGCTGGCGGCGGCGTGGTTCCGCGGCGGCTGGATCGACCGCGGCATCATGGCCTTCTCGGTGATCGGGATGAGCATCAGCTTCATCATCATCATCATCGCGTTCCAGATCCTGTTCTCGTCGCGCTACGGGCTCAATTTCTTCCCGATCCGCGGCTGGGACATGAGCAGCCCCGGTCGCTACCTGTACTACGTGACGGTGCCGACGCTGGCCATCGTCTTCGTGTCGCTGGGCTACAACACGCGCTTCTACCGGGCGGTCTTCGTCGAGGAGATCGGCCGCGACCACATCCGCACCGCGCGCGCGTTCGGCGCCGGCGCCGGTGCCATCCTGTGGAAGTACGTGCTCAAGAACAGCCTGATTCCGATCATCACGCGCGTGATGTTCTCGATTCCGTCGATCGTCATCGCCGGCAGCCTGCTGATCGAGAGCTATTTCGGCATTCCCGGTGTCGGCAAGCTCGCGTTCGACGCCGTGACCACCGGCGATCAGCCGGTGCTCAAGGCCGTGGTCGGCGCCACCGCGCTGCTGTTCGTGCTGGTGCTGATCGCCAACGACCTGCTCTATCGCGCGGTCGATCCGCGGGTGGCGCTGCGATGA
- a CDS encoding ABC transporter permease — MTASGGGLWGRAAQRLLRDRAGMAALIVVLAYLAVACAVWLGLAGQDWAALGADSFAPASGEHWFGTTRNGQDIFARTVYSTRVAFEIGLVVAASSVLLGALFGALAGYFAGSWLDEVILWLKGTLDAIPFFLFVVAVAYAMQGHALAMHLAMISTFWTTTGRYVRGEVIKLRAMEFVEAARAVGVSQPAIIFRHVVPNTMHILLVQGTIVFVTAIKAEVILSFLGLGVQDGVSWGLMISQSTNEVTAGFFNNFIAASAAMFVLVMAFNFFSDALQDALDPRKVAE; from the coding sequence ATGACCGCGTCCGGCGGCGGTCTGTGGGGGCGCGCCGCGCAGCGGCTGCTGCGCGATCGCGCGGGGATGGCGGCGCTGATCGTGGTGCTGGCCTATCTGGCCGTGGCCTGCGCGGTGTGGCTGGGACTGGCGGGGCAGGATTGGGCCGCGCTCGGGGCGGACAGCTTCGCGCCCGCTTCCGGCGAGCACTGGTTCGGCACCACTCGCAACGGCCAGGACATCTTCGCGCGCACCGTCTACTCGACGCGCGTCGCCTTCGAGATCGGCCTGGTGGTGGCGGCGAGCTCGGTGCTGCTGGGCGCGCTGTTCGGTGCGCTGGCGGGCTACTTCGCGGGCTCGTGGCTGGACGAGGTGATCCTGTGGCTGAAGGGCACGCTCGACGCCATCCCGTTCTTCCTGTTCGTGGTCGCGGTGGCCTATGCCATGCAGGGGCACGCGCTCGCCATGCACCTGGCGATGATCTCGACGTTCTGGACCACTACCGGCCGCTACGTGCGCGGCGAGGTCATCAAGCTGCGCGCGATGGAGTTCGTCGAGGCGGCGAGGGCGGTGGGCGTGTCGCAGCCCGCCATCATCTTCCGTCATGTGGTGCCCAACACCATGCACATCCTGCTGGTGCAGGGCACCATCGTCTTCGTCACCGCCATCAAGGCCGAGGTGATCCTGTCCTTCCTCGGGCTGGGCGTCCAGGACGGGGTGTCGTGGGGGTTGATGATCTCGCAGTCCACCAACGAGGTGACCGCCGGCTTCTTCAACAACTTCATCGCCGCGTCGGCTGCGATGTTCGTGCTGGTGATGGCCTTCAACTTCTTCTCCGACGCGCTGCAGGACGCGCTCGACCCGCGGAAGGTGGCCGAATGA
- a CDS encoding ABC transporter ATP-binding protein: MSLLAVDGLDIRFRTDDGEVQALHGVDLQVAPGEIVGVVGESGCGKSVTASAVMGLLPTPPARIAGGSVRFDGRDVLGLSARQWRPLRGPGMAMIFQEPMTALNPVFTIGSQMRDVLRRHERLSRRAADARAADWLGRVGIPDPQGKLKAYPHQLSGGMRQRVMIAMALSCRPRLLIADEPTTALDVTIQAQVLELITGLVRAEGVAMLLITHDMGVVAETCDRVHVMYCGRVVEEAPVRDLFAAPRHPYTAGLLACLPRVTGGVGEALPTIPGRVPELHALPPGCAFADRCPNVQEDCRTAPPPLTRHGNARVACLHPMPA, translated from the coding sequence ATGAGCCTGCTCGCGGTCGACGGCCTCGATATCCGCTTCCGGACCGACGATGGCGAGGTGCAGGCGCTGCACGGCGTCGACCTGCAGGTGGCGCCCGGCGAGATCGTGGGCGTGGTGGGCGAGTCCGGTTGCGGCAAGAGCGTCACCGCCTCGGCCGTCATGGGACTGCTGCCGACGCCGCCGGCGCGCATCGCGGGCGGCAGCGTGCGCTTCGACGGGCGCGACGTGCTGGGGCTGTCCGCGCGCCAGTGGCGGCCGCTGCGCGGGCCCGGCATGGCGATGATCTTCCAGGAGCCGATGACCGCGCTCAATCCGGTGTTCACCATCGGCAGCCAGATGCGCGACGTGCTGCGCCGGCACGAGCGCCTGTCGCGTCGTGCCGCCGATGCGCGCGCCGCCGACTGGCTGGGGCGGGTCGGAATCCCGGACCCGCAGGGCAAGCTGAAGGCCTACCCCCACCAGCTCTCCGGCGGCATGCGCCAGCGCGTGATGATCGCGATGGCGCTGTCCTGCCGGCCGCGCCTGCTGATCGCCGACGAGCCCACTACCGCGCTGGACGTCACCATCCAGGCGCAGGTGCTGGAACTGATCACCGGCCTGGTGCGCGCCGAGGGCGTGGCGATGCTGCTGATCACGCACGACATGGGCGTGGTCGCGGAGACCTGCGACCGGGTCCACGTCATGTACTGCGGCCGCGTGGTCGAGGAAGCGCCGGTGCGCGATCTCTTCGCCGCGCCCCGCCACCCCTACACGGCGGGCCTGCTGGCCTGCCTCCCGCGCGTCACCGGCGGGGTGGGCGAGGCACTGCCCACGATCCCCGGCCGCGTGCCGGAGCTGCACGCGCTGCCGCCGGGCTGCGCCTTCGCCGACCGCTGCCCCAATGTGCAGGAGGACTGCCGCACCGCGCCGCCCCCGCTGACCCGGCACGGCAATGCGCGGGTGGCCTGTCTGCACCCGATGCCGGCATGA